The sequence CACCGCAGGCCACCTTGGCCGCGGAGACGTCGCGAGGGGCGTTCGGGGAGCCGTCCCGAACCGACAGCGCCGCGCCGTGCAGCAGCGGCCGGGACATCTCGAGCCCGACGGCCACCTCCGCGAGGTGATGTTTGATGGCCTGGAACTGCCCGATCACCTTGCCGAACTGCTTGCGCTGCTTGGCGTAATCGGTGGTCATCTCGAGCAGGGTGTGTCCGAGTCCCTGCAGCTGCGCCGCGGTGGCGAGCGCACCCAGATCGAAGGCGGGCGCACACTCGACCGCGCCCAGGCGTTGTCCGGCGGTCACGGGGAAGAGGCGGCGGGATTGGTCGACAGAGTCCTGCACCACTCCCGGATCGCCGAGGTGAAGTGACGAGTTTTCGACGAGGAGCACGAGATCCGCGGTGTCCGCATCGACGGCGGACGGCACGTGTGGGGGAGTGGCCACGGTAGCCAGTGAGCCTTCGGCGAGGGCGGACAGGCGCCCCGGTGCGGCCTGTGCGAGTAAGTGCGGTGCCACAGCGATGGTCTCGGCCACCGGGCCGGGCACGGCGTGGCGCCCCAGCTGCTCCACGGCGACGACGAGATCGACGGCGTCTGCGCCCAGACCGTCGTGCTCCTCACCGATCAGCAACCCGTTGATCCCGGTCTCGGCCAGACGCTGCCACACCTTCCGGCCGGGTTCTGTGTCACCACGGTTCCAGGACCGGATCACCGCCGGCATATCGGACTTCGACAGCAGCGCATCGATACTGGATGCGAAGTCCTGCTGGGAGGAGTCGAGCGCGAATCTCATTTATCCGCCTTGGGTAGGCCGAGCAGCCGCTCGGCGATGACGTTCTTCTGAATCTCGTTGGTGCCGGCGTAGATCGGGCCCGACAGGGAGAACAGGTAACCGTCCATCCAGTTGTCGGCGAGCTCGGCCGAGGCCCCCTGCAATTCGAGGGCGGTCTCGTGGGTGGCGATGTCCCACTCCGACCAGAACACCTTGTTGATCGACGACTCGGCGCCCAGTTGCCCGCCTTCGGCGAGACGAGTCACCGTGCCGAAGGTGTTGAGCTGATAGGCGCGGGCCCCGATCCAGGCGTCCGCGACGCGGTTACGCAACGCGGTGTCGTCGGTGCGGCCCGTCGACTCGAACAGCTCGATCAGCCGGTCGACGGTGGCAAGGAACCGGCCGGGGCTGCGCAGGGACAGACCGCGCTCGTTGGACGCGGTGCTCATCGCGACGCGCCAGCCCTCGTTGACGCCGCCGATCACGCCCGACTCGCCCGGGTGGGCCGGGTCGTCGGGGACGAAGACGTCCTCGAGGAAGATCTCGGCGAAACCGGGTTCACCGTCGAGCTGGTCGATCGGGCGCACGGTGACACCCGGGGAGCGGAGGTCGAACATGAAGTAGGTGATGCCCTTGTGCCGCTGCGCGTCGGGGTCGGATCGGAACAGACCGAACCCCCAGTCCGCAAAGGTGGCTCGGGAACTCCACGTCTTCTGTCCGTTCAGCACCCAACCGCCGTCGACGCGGCGAGCGGTGGAACGTAGTGAGGCGAGGTCACTGCCCGACTCCGGTTCCGACCAGGCCTGGGCCCAGATGTCGTCGGCCCGGGCCATGCGCGGCATGATGCGTGCCAGCTGCTCCGCGTTGGCATGCTCGAACAGTGTGGGCGCCAACAGGAAGATGCCGTTCTGGCTGACCCGCCCGGGCGCGCCGGAGCGGTAGTACTCCTCCTCGAAGACCACCCACTCCAGCAGTGAGGCGTCGCGGCCGCCGAGCTCTTCCGGCCACGACACCACCGACAGGCGGGCGTCGGCGAGCGTGCGTTCCCACTGCCGGTGGGCCTCGAATCCCTCGGCCGTGTCCATCGACGGCAGGGGGCGCGACGGCACGTTGTCCTTCAGGAACGCTCGTACCTCGTCGCGGAACGCGAGAGTGGTGTCGTCGTACTCCAGATCCACTTACTTGGCCCCGTTCTCCGAGTTACGTGCGCTTTCCGCCATCGACTTGGCGTTCATTCCGCCGAGCGGATCCGTGTCGATCTCGGCATTGTGCGCGTGCGCGAAATGGTGCAATCCGAAGACGGAGTCCATGCCGTTCCGCATGCCCATCTGGTCCTCGCACTGGTTGACGGCCTTCTTGGTGAGCGCGAGCCCGAATCGCGGCATGGCAGCGATCCGTCCGGCGATCGCGAGGGTTTCCTTCTCGAGGTCCTCTCGCGGAACCACGCGGTTGATCATGCCGACCTCGTAGGCGCGTTGTGCGGGGAATCGATCACCGGTGTAGAGAATTTCCTTCGCGAACCGCGGATTCATCATCCACGGATGGGCGAAGTACTCGACACCGGGAATGCCCATACGTACGACCGGATCGGAGAAGAACGCATCGTCGGACGCCACGATCAAGTCACACACCCACGCCAGCATCAAACCGCCCGCGATGCAGGCCCCCTGCACCATCGCGATGGTGGGTTTGGGGATCTCGCGCCACCGGCGGCACATCCCGAGATAGACCTCCATCTCCCGGGCGAACCGCTGGTCGCCACCAGGCTTGTCGACGTGGTCCCACCACATCACGGCCTTGTTGTCGTAGTGGACGTGATGGTCGCGACCCGGTGTGCCGATGTCGTGTCCGGCGCTGAAGTGTTTTCCGTTGCCGGCCAGGACGATCACCTTCACCTCGTCGTCCTCGACTGCCCGCTCGAACGCGGCATCGAGTGCGTACGTCATCACCGAATTCTGGGCGTTCCGGTAATCGGGACGGTTGAGCGTCACGAATGCCACACCGTCGCGCACGTCGTAGGTGACGACGTCACCCTCGTCGGGGACCGTCATGATGATTTCTCCTCACGCAAGATGTTCTTCATTACTTTCCCGGACGGGTTCCGGGGCAGGGAGTCGACGAATCGCACCGTGCGCGGGACCTTGAATCCCGCGAGGTGCTTCTTGCCGAAGGCGATCACGTCGTCCTCGGTCAGGGAGGTGCCCGGTTTCGCCACGACGTACGCCCGGCCGACCTCGCCCATGCGCTCGTCCGGTACACCGATGACGGCGGATTCGGCAACGCCGTCCAGGCGCGCCAGAGCGTTCTCCACCTCGGCCGGGTACACATTGAACCCGCCCGAGATGTACATGTCCTTCAGGCGGTCGGTGATGTCCAGGTACCCGCGTTCGTCGAGAACCCCGACGTCACCGGTGTGCAACCAGCCGTCCGATTCGATGGTGCGGGCCGTTGCCTCCGGGTCGTCGAGGTAACCGAGCATGACGTTCTCCCCGCGCACGAGAATTTCGCCTCGCTCACCGATCCGCACCTCCATACCGGGAATGGCCCGACCGGACGTGGTCGAGACGGTCACGGGATCGTCGTCGGTGCGGCACATGGTGATCACCACCGCCTCGGTCTGGCCGTACGCCGTGAGGACTGCTTCGAAGCTCAACTCGGACTGCATGCGTTCGACGAGCGCCACCGGGACCGCTGCCGCGCCCGTCACCGCGATGCGCAGACTCGACAGGTCGTAGCGGGAGCGGTCGGGGTGGTCGAGGATCGACTGGAAGATCGTGGGGGCACCGGGCAACACGGTGATGTGTTCGTCGTGCACGGTGGCCATCACCTTGGGCACGTCGAACACGGCCATCGGCACGACGGTCGCCCCGGTGAGGAGGCAGACGAGAATGCCCGCCTTGTATCCGAACGTGTGGAAGAACGGGTTGATGACGAGGTAGTTGTCGTCGGCGGTCACCTCGGCACAGTCGGCCCAGGCCCGCGCGATCCCCACCACCTGCCGGTGTGCGCTCAGCACACCCTTGCTCCGTCCCGTAGTCCCGGACGTGAACATCACATCTGCGATGTCCTCGGCGTCGACGGCCCGGGCCCGCCTGTCTGCCGCCGCCCGGGTGTCGTCCGTGGCGAGGGCGAGGAAGTCGTCGAAGTCGAGGACTCCGGGTCTTTCGACGTCGCCCCCGTCGACGGGCACGCGGACCACGGTCGGCAGGTCGAGGGTGCTCGACTCGTCTCGCAGGGTCGCGTACCGGTCGGTGCCGAGGAACATGCCTGCGACCACCAGCACGGCGGCCTTCGTGCGCTCCACGATGTCGAGGGCCTCGGTCGCGGTGTAGCGGGTGTTGATCGGGACCAGCGTCGCCCTCGCGTAGTGCACCCCCAGTGCCGCGATCACCCAGTGAAACGTATTGGGAGACCAGATCGCGACGTGCTCACCTGGCTGTACGCCGCGCGCGCAGAGCGCTGCGGCGAAATCGCGGACACGGTCGTGGAGCTGTGTGAAGGTCAGACGGACGTCGCCGTCCGCCACGGCTTCGCGTTCGCCGAAGTCGTGTGCGGCCGCGATCACGGCGGCCGGAGTGGTTGTCGGTTGTGCGGTCACTTCGCTCCCTACCTACCTAGCAAGTGCTTGGTAGGTTATCTTACAGACGTGGACCAGAGCGAGAGCCCGGACGGGCTGATCACCGACGACGACTTCGCCCAGACCGTGAGAACCTGGCTGGCGGAGAACCTGACCGGCGACTTCGCACGCCTCGAAGGCAAGGGTGGACCCGGCAGCGAGCACGAGTTCTTCGAAGAACGACTCGCCTGGGACCGCCACCTCGCGGCCGCGGGGTGGACCTGCCTCGGCTGGCCTGCGGAGTACGGGGGACGCGGGGCCACCCTGGCCCAGCAGGTCACGTTCCACCAGGAGTACGCGAAGTCGGGGGCCCCGGCGAGGGTCAGTCATGTGGGCGAGGAACTGCTCGGGCCGACGCTGATCGCGTTCGGCACCGAGGAGCAGAAGCGTCGTTTCCTGCCCGGGATCAAGACGGTCACCGAACTGTGGGCGCAGGGATACTCCGAGCCGGGCGCCGGATCCGACCTCGCCAACGTCGCGACGACGGCCCGGCTCGAGGGCGGCAGATGGGTGATCAACGGGCAGAAGGTGTGGACCTCGCTCGCTCACGTGGCGCAGTGGGCGTTCGTGCTGTGCCGCACCGAGCCAGGGTCGAAGCGACACCACGGACTCAGCTTCCTCCTCGTCCCCCTCGATCAGCCAGGCGTCACCGTGCGCCCGATTCAGCAACTCACCGGCACGTCCGAGTTCAACGAGGTGTTCTTCGACGACGCCGTGACCGACGTGGATCTCGTGGTGGGCGAACCGGGTGACGGCTGGCGGGTCGCGATGGGCCTGCTCACCTTCGAACGCGGGGTCTCCACCCTCGGTCAGCAGATCGGCTTCGCCCGTGAACTGCAGGGAATCGTCGACCTCGCGCGTGCCAACGGCGCGGCCTCCGATCCGCATATCCGGGAGAAGATTGCGCGGGCGTGGGTCGGGCTTCGAGTGATGCGGGCGCACGCGATGCGCACCCTCGACGCGGTGGACGCCGGCACGTCCGGTCCCGAAGCGTCGGTCGCAAAGTTGTTGTGGGCCAACTGGCATCGCGACCTCGGCCAGTTGGCGATGGACGTGCAGGGTGCGGCATCACTGCTGGCGCCCACGGGACCGTCGTCGGACATCGCCGACCCCGAACATCTCGAACTGGACGAATGGCAGCGGCTGTTCCTGTTCACCCGCGCCGACACGATCTACGGCGGATCCAACGAGATCCAGCGCAACATCATCTCCGAGCGCGTGCTCGGACTTCCCCGAGAGGCACGACCGTGACTACTGCTCCACTCGCCACCGCGCCCGTCGAGACCCCCGGACACGACCTGCTGAAGGGCAAGAAGGTCGTCGTGACCGCCGCGGCCGGCACCGGCATCGGGTTCGCATCCGCCCGCCGCGCCCTCCTCGAGGGTGCCGACGTGCTGGTGTCCGACTGGCACGAACGCCGGCTGGGCGAGACACAGGAGAAGCTTGCCGCCGAATTTCCCGAACGCACGGTGAAGGCGCTCGCCTGTGACGTGTCGAGCACGGAACAGGTGGACGCGCTGATCTCCGGGGCCGCCGACGCTCTGGGCCGGATCGATGTCCTCGTCAACAACGCCGGGCTCGGCGGTGAGACGCCTCTCGTCGACATGACGGACGAGGAGTGGGACCGCGTCCTCGACATCACCCTGAACGGAACATTTCGGGCCACCCGCGCGGCGCTGCGCTACTTCAAGGCGGTCGAGCACAACGGAGTGCTCGTCAACAACGCGTCCGTCCTCGGTTGGCGGGCGCAGCACTCGCAGGCGCACTATGCGGCCGCGAAGGCAGGGGTCATGGCCCTGACCCGGTGCAGCGCCATCGAGGCCGCCGAGTACGGGGTGCGGATCAACGCTGTCGCGCCGTCCATCGCCCGTCATGCCTTCCTCGCCAAGGTCACCAGCGAGGAACTACTCGACCGGCTGGCGTCAGGGGAAGCGTTCGGACGCGCCGCCGAGGTGTGGGAGATCGCCGCGACCATCGCGATGCTCGCCAGCGACTACACCACATATCTCACCGGTGAGGTCGTGTCGGTGTCGTCGCAGCGGGCGTAGGCGGCTCCGCCGCCCGTGAGGGGTTGACGAGTGCCTGGACTCGTTAACCACTCACGGGGCCGAAGGCCCTAGCAAGCGCTTGGTTGATAGGATGGAATGATGACTGCACCCCGAATCGACGAGACGTCCAAGACCGGACGCCGGGCCGAGCTGCTCGAGATCGCGGCCCAGCTGTTCGCGGAGCGTGGTCTGCGGGCCACCACCGTCCGTGATATCGCCGACGCAGCCGGCATCTTGTCGGGCAGCCTCTACCACCACTTCGACTCCAAGGAATCGATGGTCGACGAGATACTGCGAGACTTCCTGGACGACCTGTTCGGCAAATACCGCGAGATCGTGGCGTCCGGGCGCAATAGCCGCGCGACCCTCGAAGCCTTGGTCACCACTTCGTACGAGGCGATCGACACGTCGCATTCCGCGGTGGCGATCTATCAGGACGAGGTCAAGCACCTCGTCGCCAACGAACGCTTCGCCTATCTGGCGGAACTGAACACCGAATTCCGCGAGCTGTGGGTCGGTGTGCTCGAGGCCGGTGTGCGGGACGGCAGCTTCCGCCCCGACATCGACGTCGAACTCGCCTTCCGCTTCATGCGCGACACCGCCTGGGTCGCCGTGCGCTGGTACCGGCCCGGCGGCTCCCTGACCGTCGACACGGTCGCCAAGCAGTACCTCTCGATAGTCCTCGACGGACTCGCGAGCCCCAGAACCATCTGACTAGGAGTTCTCCATGACCGAGGCATACATCGTCGACGCCGTCCGGACCCCGATCGGCAAGAAGAACGGTGGCCTGTCCGGCGTGCACCCCGCAGACCTGGGTGCGCACGTCATCAAGGCGATCGTCAACCGCACCGGCATCGACCCCGCCGGCGTCGACGACGTCGTCTTCGGGTGCGTCGACGCGATCGGCGGCCAGGCGGGCAACATCGCACGGACGGCGTGGCTGGCGGCCGGATATCCGGAGGAGGTTCCGGGTGTCACCGTCGACCGTCAGTGCGGGTCGAGTCAGCAGGCCGTGCACTTCGGCGCACAGGCGATCCTCAGCGGCACCGCCGACCTCATTCTCGCCGGCGGCGTGCAGAACATGAGCCAGATCCCGATCGCGTCGGCGATGATGGTGGGGCAGCAGTACGGATTCGACACCCCGTTCGGCGGGTCGACGGGGTGGGTGGAGCGCTACGGCGACCAGGAGGTGTCGCAGTTCCGCGGCGCGGAGTTGATCGCGGACAAGTGGGACATCAGCCGGGAGGAACTCGAGCGCTGGGCGTTGCAGAGCCACGAGCGCGCGCGGACGGCGATCGCGGAGGGCCGCTTCGACCGCGAGATCGTGCCGTTCGGGGAGGTGACGACGGACGAGGGTCCGCGTGAGACGAGCCTCGAGAAGATGGCGTCGTTGAAGACCCTCACGGAGGGTGGCCGGTTGACGGCCGCAGTCGCGAGCCAGATCTCCGACGGCGCGAGCACGGTGCTTCTCGCGTCCGCTGAGGCCGTCGAGCGATACGGATTGACCCCACGTGCCCGCATCCATCACCTCAGTGCCCGCGGCGCGGACCCGATCTTCATGTTGAGTGCACCGATTCCGGCTACGCGCTACGCGTTGGAGAAGACGGGCCTGAGCATCGACGACATCGATCTCGTCGAAATCAACGAGGCCTTCGCCCCGGTGGTGCTCGCATGGATCAAGGAGATCGGGGCCGACCCGGCGAAGGTCAACGTGAACGGCGGCGCGATCGCCCTGGGACATCCGCTGGGCGCGACCGGCACCAAACTGATGGCAACACTGCTCAACGAACTCGAGCGCACCGGCGGCCGGTACGGTCTGCAGACCATCTGCGAGGGCGGCGGCACCGCCAACGCCACCATCATCGAACGACTGTGAGTACTTATTAACCTCCCATGGTTAATAAGTACTCACGGGCGCGAAGCGCTACGCTCGATGGAGAGGTGACGAGTCCGTAAGCGGGGTCGTGATGCACGAACTGGCAATCACCCAGAGCGTCGTCGATGCCGTCTGCGAGAAAGCCGCCGGACGGACCGTTCACAGTGTGCGGGTCCAGGTGGGCGCCCTGACCGCGGTGGTCGCCGATTCGATGCAGTTCTGTTTCGAGTTGGTCACGGAAGGGACTGTGGCGCATGGGGCCCGACTCGACATCGACCACTCGCCGGGCAGCGCGCAGTGCCGCGAGTGCGGCACCACTTTCTCGCTCACCGACCTGGTGTTGCTGTGTCCGTGTGGAAGTGCCGATGTCGAGGTCACCTCGGGCCGGGAATTACGAATCCTCTCGATGGAAGTGAGCTGAGGCGTATGTGCGCCACCTGCGGATGCGGCGACGACACCGGTACCAGGGTCAGCCGCCCCCACACCCACGAGCACCCGCACGACCACGAGCACCCGCACGACCACGAGCACCCGCACGACCACCCGCACGACCACGAGCACCCGCACGAGCACGAGCACGAGCATGAGACGGTCACCCTCGAGCAGAAGGTGCTGGCCAAGAACGACCTGACGGCCGAGCGCAACCGGGCCTGGCTGGCCGAACGGGGCGTGCTCGCGCTGAACATGATGAGTTCCCCCGGGTCCGGGAAGACCACCTTGCTCGAGCGGACCATCGCCGACATCGGCGGACACCGTCCGGTCTCGGTGATCGAGGGAGATCAGGAGACGATGCTCGACGCCAACCGGATCGAGGCGACGGGTTGCGCTGTCGTGCAGGTGAACACGGGCGCGGGGTGTCACCTGGACGCGGAGATGATGCGCGATGCGCTGACGGCGCTCGATCCCGGCCCGAACTCGTTGTTGTTCATCGAGAACGTGGGAAACCTGGTGTGCCCGGCGCTGTTCGACCTCGGGGAGCGGTCCCGGGTGGTGGTGATCTCCGTGACCGAGGGCACCGACAAGCCGCTGAAATATCCGCACATGTTCGCTGCGGCGAATCTGGTGGTGGTCAACAAGTCGGACCTGTTGCCGTACGTCGACTTCGACGTGGATCTCTGCACGAAGTATGCCCGGTCGGTGAATCCCCATCTCGAGGCGATCACCTTGTCCGCGACCACGGGACAGGGCATGCAGCAGTGGTACGACTGGATCGCGGCGCAGTAACGGTCATGGCTGAACTGGCCCGATGTACCTGAGGGCCGTTGACACGCGAACACCGTGAGGAGCTAAATAGGGAATAGCGTCACACAGGTGGGCCGACGGTCGACCCCGGTGGCGACAGGAGCCGTGTTCGGCTCCGGAAAGCGACCTGCTATGCCGACACAGGAAGCAATCAAAGCCGAGGAAACCCTGATCCACGTCCTGTGGATCAACGCGGGACTCAGCTGCGACGGGGATTCGGTGGCCTTGACCGCTGCCACTCAGCCCAGTGTCGAGGAAATCGCTCTCGGCGCTCTGCCGGGCCTGCCGAAGGTGGCCGTGCACTGGCCGCTGATCGACTTCGAATGTGGGCCCGAGGGCGGCGCCGACGACTTCATCGAGTGGTTCTGGAAGGCCGACCGCGGCGAACTGGAACCTTTCGTACTGGTCGTCGAGGGGTCGATCCCCAATGAGCAACTTCACGACGAGGGGTACTGGTGCGGTTTCGGCAACAACCCGGAGACCGGTCAGCCCGTCACGACGAGTGAGTGGCTCGACAAGCTGGCTCCCAAAGCGACGGCAATCGTGGCGGCCGGTACGTGCGCGACGTACGGCGGTATCCACGCGATGGCCGGCAACCCGACGGGAGCGATGGGCGTCCCTGATTACCTCGGCTGGGATTGGAAATCGAAGGCGGGCATTCCGATCGTGTGTGTACCGGGTTGCCCGATCCAGCCGGACAATCTGTCCGAGACGTTGACCTATCTGCTGTACATGGCCACCGAACAGGCGCCGATGATTCCGCTCGACGACGCGCTGCGTCCGCAGTGGCTGTTCGGAAGCACAGTTCACGAGGGCTGTGACCGGGCCGGGTACTACGAGCAGGGCGACTTCGCCACCGAGTACGGCTCACCCAAGTGCATCGTCAAGCTCGGCTGCTGGGGGCCCGTCGTCAAATGCAACGTCCCCAAGCGTGGGTGGATCAACGGTGTGGGCGGTTGCCCGAACGTGGGCGGAATCTGCATCGGTTGCACGATGCCGGGATTCCCGGACAAGTTCATGCCTTTCATGGACGAGCCGCCCGGCGGAAGGCTGTCCACGACCGCATCCGGTCTGTACGGCTCCGCGATCCGCAGTCTGCGCAGAATCACCAAGAACACCTTGGACAAAGAGCCGCAGTGGCGTAGCCGCGGCACGAAACTGACCACAGGCGCCACTCGCACCTGGTAGCCCAGCTCGGGCCTCTGAGAGGTACGTCGATGACAACGATCATTCCGGATCCTTCGCACAAGACGGAAACCGATGGCTTGGTGGAGATGGCGTGGGATCCGATCACACGCATCGTCGGCAGCCTCGGTATCTACACGAAGATCGACTTCAAGCAGAAGGAAGTCGTGGAGTGCCACAGCACGTCCTCGATTTTCCGCGGCTATTCGATCTTCATGAAAGGAAAGGATCCGCGCGACGCCCACTTCATCACAAGCCGCATCTGCGGTATCTGCGGCGACAACCACGCCACCTGTTCGTGTTATTGCCAGAACATGGCGTACGGCGTGCAGCCGCCGCATATCGGCGAATGGATCGTCAATCTCGGTGAAGCCGCTGAATACATGTTCGACCACAACATCTTCCAGGAAAATCTGGTCGGTGTGGACTTCTGCGAGAAGATGGTCTCGGAGACGAACCCCGGGGTGCTCGCGCAGGCGGAGAACACTCCGGCGCCGCACGCCGGGGACCACGGTTACCGGACCATCGCCGACATCATGCGATCGCTCAACCCGTTCACCGGCGAGTTCTACCGCGAGGCGCTGCAGGTCAGCCGTTGGACGCGGGAAATGTTCTGCCTCATGGAAGGACGGCACGTCCATCCGTCGACGCTGTATCCGGGAGGTGTGGGCACGTCGGCGACCGTCCAGTTGATGACCGACTACGTGTCCCGCCTGATGCGCTACGTCGAATTCATGAAGAAGGTCGTCCCCATGCACGACGACCTGTTCGACTTCTTCTACGAGGCCATTCCGGGGTATGAGAACGTCGGACTCCGTCGCACTCTGCTCGGCTGCTGGGGGTCGTTCCAGGATCCGGCGGTGTGCAACTTCGAGTACAAGGACATGGAGAACTGGGGCCGGTCCATGTTCGTCACTCCCGGTGTCATCGTGGACGGCAAACTCGTGACGACTTCCCTCGTGGACATCAACCTCGGTATCCGCATCCTTCTGGGCAGCTCGTACTACGACGACTGGACCGACCAGGAGATGTTCGTCGAGAAGGACCCGCTGGGTAACACAGTCGATCGCCGGCATCCCTGGAACCAGCACACCAACCCGCATCCGCAGAAGCGGGACATGGACGAGAAGTACAGCTGGGTGATGTCGCCGCGATGGTACGACGGCAAGGACTATCTCGCCCTCGATACCGGTGGTGGTCCGCTCGCCCGACTCTGGAGTACGGCCCTCGCGCAGTTGGTGGATATCGGTTACGTGCAGTCGACGGGCCACAGTGTGAAGATCAACCTGCCGAAGACGGCGCTGAAGGGCCCGGTCGAGCTGGAGTGGAACATTCCGCGGCACGGCAGTAACACCCTCGAACGCAATCGTGCGAGGACCTACTTCCAGGCGTATGCGGCGGCATGTGCCCTGCATTTCGCCGAGAAGGCGCTGGCCGAGATCCGGGCCGGGCACACCAAGACGTGGGAGAAGTTCGACGTCCCCGACGAGGGAATCGGATGCGGCTTCACGGAGGCTGTGCGCGGAGTTCTGTCGCACCACATGGTAATTCGGGACGGTAAGATCGCGAACTACCATCCGTACCCCCCGACACCGTGGAACGCGAATCCCCGGGACAGTTACGGAACACCCGGCCCCTACGAGGATGCAGTGCAGAAGTCGCCCATCTTCGAGGAGAACGACCGGGACCACTTCAAAGGCATCGACATCATGCGGACCGTCCGCAGTTTCGATCCGTGCCTGCCCTGTGGTGTCCACATGTATCTGGGAGAGGGAAAGACACTGGAGAAGCTGCATTCGCCCACCCAGTCCGTGACCGGCGAGTGACGAGGCAGGCATGGAGGAGGCTGGAGTAGACGGCCCCGATCGCTGGCGGACCGCCGGTGAAAGGATCGACGCCCTCCTGGACGCCAGTTCGGCGGGCGGCGCGGTTGCCCGCGAACGCGCCGAGCAACTTGTCCGGGAGGTCGTCGAACTGTACGGTGCGGGCCTGGAGCGGGTGCTCGAGATCGTCGGTGAGCAGGACCGCGCACTGGTCGACCGGCTCGCCGCCGACGAACTCGTCGCCAGTTTGCTGTTGGTCAACGGTCTGCATCCCCACGACGTCGAGACGAGGGTGGCCACCGCGCTGGACAGTGTGCGTCCGTATCTGGGTTCACACGGCGGTGACGTCGAATTGCTCGGTGTCACAGACGGAGTGGTACAACTGCGCCTCACGGGCAGTTGTCAGAGCTGCCCGTCTTCGGCGGTGACCTTGGAACTCGCTGTCAAGGACGCCGTGTATTCCGCCGCACCCGAGACGGTCGACATCGAAGTGGTCGGCGCGAAACCGGAGGCCGGGTCCGGGTTGATCGCCACGGAGTCGTTGTTCTCGCACGTTCATGCTCACGAGTCGGGAACCGGAACGTGGGTATCGGCGCCCGACATCGCGGACCTCGCGTCGGGGGAGGTCGGCGGTTTCTCGCTCGCGGGGTTGCCGGTGCTGGTGTGCCGGATCGGGGAGCAGCTGTTCGCGTTCCGCGACCGCTGCGCGGCGTGCACCAACTCACTGGCCGGGGCCACCCTGCAGCGGCGAGCAGGCGGCAAGGTCGGCGACGCCGTGCTCCGGTGTCCCACGTGCCGCGCGCATTTCGATCCCCGGGGCGCAGGAAAACGGCTCGACGGTGATCCCGAGGCCGAACCACTGGCTCCACTGCCGGTTCTGGTCCGTGACGGCGTGATCTCCGTGGCGGTACCGGCCGCGGAGGTGGCGTGATGGGCGCGTCCGGAAAAGGATTGAGGATTCTGCAGCGAATCGCCTCCCAACGTCCGCAAACCGTGGAAGGCGAACGGTGCGACATGTGTGCCGTCCCGATCGCCGACGCCCACCAGCACGTAGTGAACGTGTCGGAGAGACACCTGATGTGCGTGTGCCGCGGATGTTATCTGCTGTTCACCGACGACACGGCGGAGCTGCGTTTCCGCGCGGTACCCGACCGCTACCTGTCGTTCCCGAACTTCGCGCTGGCACCGGGGCGCTGGGACGAACTCGAGATTCCCGTAGGGCTCGCGTTCGTGTTCCGGAACTCCGCCCTGG comes from Rhodococcus oxybenzonivorans and encodes:
- a CDS encoding acyl-CoA dehydrogenase family protein encodes the protein MDQSESPDGLITDDDFAQTVRTWLAENLTGDFARLEGKGGPGSEHEFFEERLAWDRHLAAAGWTCLGWPAEYGGRGATLAQQVTFHQEYAKSGAPARVSHVGEELLGPTLIAFGTEEQKRRFLPGIKTVTELWAQGYSEPGAGSDLANVATTARLEGGRWVINGQKVWTSLAHVAQWAFVLCRTEPGSKRHHGLSFLLVPLDQPGVTVRPIQQLTGTSEFNEVFFDDAVTDVDLVVGEPGDGWRVAMGLLTFERGVSTLGQQIGFARELQGIVDLARANGAASDPHIREKIARAWVGLRVMRAHAMRTLDAVDAGTSGPEASVAKLLWANWHRDLGQLAMDVQGAASLLAPTGPSSDIADPEHLELDEWQRLFLFTRADTIYGGSNEIQRNIISERVLGLPREARP
- a CDS encoding enoyl-CoA hydratase, translated to MTVPDEGDVVTYDVRDGVAFVTLNRPDYRNAQNSVMTYALDAAFERAVEDDEVKVIVLAGNGKHFSAGHDIGTPGRDHHVHYDNKAVMWWDHVDKPGGDQRFAREMEVYLGMCRRWREIPKPTIAMVQGACIAGGLMLAWVCDLIVASDDAFFSDPVVRMGIPGVEYFAHPWMMNPRFAKEILYTGDRFPAQRAYEVGMINRVVPREDLEKETLAIAGRIAAMPRFGLALTKKAVNQCEDQMGMRNGMDSVFGLHHFAHAHNAEIDTDPLGGMNAKSMAESARNSENGAK
- the fadD3 gene encoding 3-[(3aS,4S,7aS)-7a-methyl-1,5-dioxo-octahydro-1H-inden-4-yl]propanoyl:CoA ligase, with the translated sequence MTAQPTTTPAAVIAAAHDFGEREAVADGDVRLTFTQLHDRVRDFAAALCARGVQPGEHVAIWSPNTFHWVIAALGVHYARATLVPINTRYTATEALDIVERTKAAVLVVAGMFLGTDRYATLRDESSTLDLPTVVRVPVDGGDVERPGVLDFDDFLALATDDTRAAADRRARAVDAEDIADVMFTSGTTGRSKGVLSAHRQVVGIARAWADCAEVTADDNYLVINPFFHTFGYKAGILVCLLTGATVVPMAVFDVPKVMATVHDEHITVLPGAPTIFQSILDHPDRSRYDLSSLRIAVTGAAAVPVALVERMQSELSFEAVLTAYGQTEAVVITMCRTDDDPVTVSTTSGRAIPGMEVRIGERGEILVRGENVMLGYLDDPEATARTIESDGWLHTGDVGVLDERGYLDITDRLKDMYISGGFNVYPAEVENALARLDGVAESAVIGVPDERMGEVGRAYVVAKPGTSLTEDDVIAFGKKHLAGFKVPRTVRFVDSLPRNPSGKVMKNILREEKSS
- a CDS encoding acyl-CoA dehydrogenase family protein codes for the protein MRFALDSSQQDFASSIDALLSKSDMPAVIRSWNRGDTEPGRKVWQRLAETGINGLLIGEEHDGLGADAVDLVVAVEQLGRHAVPGPVAETIAVAPHLLAQAAPGRLSALAEGSLATVATPPHVPSAVDADTADLVLLVENSSLHLGDPGVVQDSVDQSRRLFPVTAGQRLGAVECAPAFDLGALATAAQLQGLGHTLLEMTTDYAKQRKQFGKVIGQFQAIKHHLAEVAVGLEMSRPLLHGAALSVRDGSPNAPRDVSAAKVACGDAAYRAARVALQVHGAIGYTQEHDLSLWLTKVRALVTAWGTPSFHRGRVVDSLVGAS
- a CDS encoding acyl-CoA dehydrogenase family protein — encoded protein: MDLEYDDTTLAFRDEVRAFLKDNVPSRPLPSMDTAEGFEAHRQWERTLADARLSVVSWPEELGGRDASLLEWVVFEEEYYRSGAPGRVSQNGIFLLAPTLFEHANAEQLARIMPRMARADDIWAQAWSEPESGSDLASLRSTARRVDGGWVLNGQKTWSSRATFADWGFGLFRSDPDAQRHKGITYFMFDLRSPGVTVRPIDQLDGEPGFAEIFLEDVFVPDDPAHPGESGVIGGVNEGWRVAMSTASNERGLSLRSPGRFLATVDRLIELFESTGRTDDTALRNRVADAWIGARAYQLNTFGTVTRLAEGGQLGAESSINKVFWSEWDIATHETALELQGASAELADNWMDGYLFSLSGPIYAGTNEIQKNVIAERLLGLPKADK